Proteins found in one Pantoea cypripedii genomic segment:
- a CDS encoding LacI family DNA-binding transcriptional regulator: protein MKKLTLIKVAELAGVGIATVDRVLNERGGVKPETARKVLRAARQAGLQRLLPEESQQPRQVEVFLSSNNTWFFRQLAEEFAHIADRLGYRKIKLFRTLVAESQPEKLAEKIKISSELRDGIIVFGHDYPVIHQALLDCQLKSVPVISLATDLPESYRLCHVGINQYQAGRTAGLLMSRSMPTEGDVIMVSGRFDFRAHIQRISGFRDAISQRAPWLRLREVLAGEDERHKIRTLLHQTLQQSTNVVGLYNSGDSNSDISELLRQHGLAGRCCYITHELYDVTHRLLQEDVLAYTLDQNARQHPELATQLLLRHLEQGYQPDLYQDGSVELRIVTAENLPQNR from the coding sequence ATGAAAAAACTCACCCTGATTAAGGTGGCCGAACTGGCCGGGGTTGGGATCGCGACCGTCGACAGGGTGTTAAATGAGCGGGGCGGGGTCAAGCCCGAGACAGCACGCAAAGTATTGCGTGCCGCACGTCAGGCGGGTTTACAACGTCTGCTGCCGGAGGAATCTCAGCAGCCGAGGCAGGTTGAAGTTTTTTTAAGCAGCAACAACACCTGGTTTTTCCGTCAGTTGGCTGAAGAATTCGCCCATATCGCCGATCGACTTGGCTATCGCAAAATTAAATTATTTCGCACGCTGGTGGCTGAATCACAACCGGAAAAACTGGCAGAAAAGATAAAAATAAGTAGTGAATTACGCGACGGTATTATCGTCTTTGGTCACGATTATCCGGTTATTCATCAGGCATTACTGGATTGCCAGCTAAAATCAGTTCCGGTTATTTCACTCGCCACTGACTTACCCGAATCTTATCGTTTGTGCCACGTGGGAATAAATCAATATCAGGCCGGACGCACCGCCGGTTTATTAATGAGCCGCAGTATGCCAACGGAAGGTGACGTTATTATGGTCAGTGGGCGTTTTGATTTCCGCGCCCATATTCAACGTATTTCCGGTTTCCGCGATGCCATCAGCCAGCGCGCCCCCTGGCTGCGTCTGCGTGAAGTGCTGGCCGGTGAAGATGAGCGCCACAAAATACGTACCTTGCTGCATCAGACATTGCAGCAATCAACCAATGTGGTCGGCTTATATAATTCCGGCGATAGCAATAGCGATATCAGCGAACTGCTGCGGCAACATGGTCTGGCCGGTCGCTGCTGCTATATTACTCATGAGCTTTATGATGTGACGCACCGGTTATTACAGGAAGATGTGCTGGCCTATACCCTCGATCAGAACGCGCGCCAGCATCCCGAGCTTGCCACACAGCTACTGCTGCGCCATCTGGAACAAGGCTACCAGCCTGATTTATATCAGGATGGCAGCGTAGAACTTAGGATTGTCACCGCCGAAAATCTCCCGCAAAATCGGTAA
- a CDS encoding diguanylate cyclase, whose translation MNYYSPDDNHLKRRSVRFVRRMFLMRQLGTILCFFPILSVLMEMNRGLAFCGLLFINAFIWPWIAYRLALRAEDSTATERRNLTLDAAFGGIWVALMGMSPMPSFVIMAVLASDRYAAGGGAQLLAALQAFFCTFMVVWLVDGTGFHLAFSRQTVWLTLPLATIYMLALSVASYNLTWQLRKRNRELERIALMDPGLEIPNRRLFERRLESEFLSTRRGDSSAYLLLIDVDNFKAVNDTWGHEAGDFLLAEISALLRNYVGIQDIPARFGGDELGVIVHHACDESVVALAERLKEKIAQLRLPASADFSCSVSIGIAAAANAESLGYWLRHADEALYQVKRAGRNGVRLWQPALAGAA comes from the coding sequence ATGAATTACTACTCACCCGATGATAATCACCTGAAGCGACGTTCTGTACGCTTCGTCCGTCGCATGTTCCTGATGCGCCAACTTGGCACGATCCTGTGTTTCTTCCCGATCCTCTCGGTTCTGATGGAAATGAATCGCGGCCTGGCATTCTGTGGTTTGTTATTTATCAACGCCTTTATCTGGCCCTGGATCGCCTATCGCCTCGCGTTACGGGCAGAAGATTCCACCGCGACGGAGAGACGGAATCTGACCCTGGACGCCGCCTTTGGTGGCATCTGGGTGGCGCTGATGGGGATGAGTCCGATGCCGTCGTTTGTCATCATGGCGGTGCTGGCTTCAGACCGCTATGCCGCAGGCGGAGGCGCACAGCTGCTGGCGGCGCTGCAGGCGTTCTTTTGCACCTTTATGGTGGTGTGGCTGGTCGATGGTACGGGCTTCCATCTGGCGTTCAGTCGCCAGACAGTCTGGCTGACTTTGCCGCTGGCGACGATATATATGCTGGCGTTGAGTGTGGCTTCCTACAACCTGACCTGGCAATTGCGCAAACGGAACCGCGAACTGGAGCGCATCGCGCTGATGGATCCGGGGCTGGAAATCCCCAATCGGCGCTTGTTTGAACGGCGTCTGGAGAGTGAGTTCCTCAGCACACGCCGGGGTGACAGTTCCGCCTATCTATTGCTGATCGATGTCGATAATTTTAAGGCGGTCAACGATACCTGGGGCCATGAAGCCGGTGACTTTTTGCTGGCTGAAATCTCGGCGTTGTTGCGCAACTATGTCGGGATACAGGATATTCCGGCCCGCTTTGGCGGCGATGAACTTGGGGTGATTGTGCATCACGCTTGTGATGAATCGGTGGTGGCACTGGCGGAACGTTTGAAGGAAAAGATTGCGCAGTTACGTTTGCCAGCGTCAGCCGATTTTAGTTGCTCGGTCAGCATTGGCATTGCCGCTGCCGCCAATGCGGAATCGCTCGGCTATTGGTTACGCCATGCAGATGAAGCTTTGTATCAGGTGAAACGCGCCGGACGTAACGGGGTGCGCTTGTGGCAACCCGCGCTGGCTGGCGCGGCATGA
- a CDS encoding DUF2778 domain-containing protein, translating into MQIMRMNYDDLTKGGGEAKLHVYGVGTFPVFSGEKPYTNYPNCAFIKNSAIPVGKYWIVDRPLGSFANQARAAIWDSVSGNRHDEWFGLFSDSTMSDRVFINGVARGSFRLHPVRPDGSGISQGCITFVRPTDFQLVRRCMLARMKTLIRRGSLELSVYGRVDVRGESDFENCKFR; encoded by the coding sequence ATGCAGATAATGCGAATGAATTACGACGACCTGACTAAAGGTGGTGGTGAGGCTAAATTACACGTCTATGGGGTGGGAACCTTTCCAGTGTTTAGCGGTGAAAAACCTTACACTAACTATCCAAACTGCGCATTCATTAAAAACAGCGCTATTCCGGTCGGAAAATACTGGATAGTTGACCGTCCCCTGGGCAGCTTTGCAAACCAGGCAAGAGCTGCGATATGGGACAGCGTTTCAGGCAACAGACATGATGAGTGGTTCGGGCTATTCAGTGATTCGACAATGAGCGACAGAGTTTTCATAAATGGTGTAGCACGTGGTAGTTTTCGTCTTCACCCGGTAAGACCCGATGGCTCAGGAATCAGCCAGGGATGCATTACTTTTGTCAGACCAACTGACTTTCAGCTTGTTCGCCGCTGCATGTTAGCGAGAATGAAAACCCTCATTCGGCGGGGAAGTCTGGAACTATCGGTATATGGCAGAGTGGATGTGAGAGGGGAAAGTGATTTTGAAAACTGTAAATTTCGCTAA
- a CDS encoding OsmC family protein, producing the protein MAAREHHYQVTVRWTGNRGDGTASYTAYDRNGELLANGKPTLPLSADPAFRGDATRWNPEELLLAAASACHKLWYLHLCADAGIIVEGYEDAAEGTMVEGTRGRFTQITLKPRITLRNPADADRARELHHQAHEACYVANSFNFPVNCEPQFD; encoded by the coding sequence ATGGCAGCACGGGAACATCATTATCAGGTGACAGTTCGCTGGACCGGCAATCGCGGTGACGGCACTGCCAGTTACACCGCTTATGATCGCAATGGTGAGTTACTGGCAAACGGCAAGCCAACCCTGCCGCTGAGTGCCGATCCTGCCTTTCGTGGCGATGCCACGCGCTGGAACCCGGAGGAGCTGCTGCTGGCGGCGGCCTCTGCCTGTCATAAGTTGTGGTATCTGCATCTGTGCGCTGATGCCGGAATTATTGTCGAGGGCTATGAGGATGCAGCGGAGGGGACAATGGTGGAAGGCACGCGCGGTCGGTTCACACAAATCACCCTAAAACCGCGCATTACCTTGCGCAACCCGGCGGATGCCGACCGTGCGCGGGAGTTGCATCATCAGGCCCATGAAGCCTGCTATGTTGCTAACTCCTTTAACTTTCCGGTGAACTGCGAACCGCAGTTCGATTAA
- a CDS encoding gluconate 2-dehydrogenase subunit 3 family protein, giving the protein MKRREFLTSITALGVASSIPTLAQAEVVNGGQPWQPGKVQTPPAPPRTGGLQYLTQHEFDTVGAIAERFIPADDLSISGKEAGCAIFIDRQLAGDYGHAVAVYRLGRFVKGTPEQGPQSPLTPAQRYRLGIAALDTATQKQFGKTFVALNGEQQDAILQAMESNKLDLGEQVETRVFFELLLQNVREGFLSDPIYGGNKDMASWKMIGFPGARYDFRDLLAKKGQKLNIIPTSLIDNTL; this is encoded by the coding sequence ATGAAACGCAGAGAATTTCTCACTTCCATTACCGCATTGGGAGTGGCGTCCTCGATCCCCACGCTGGCGCAGGCTGAAGTCGTCAATGGCGGGCAGCCTTGGCAACCCGGCAAAGTACAAACGCCACCCGCCCCACCAAGAACAGGGGGGCTGCAATATCTCACGCAACACGAATTCGACACCGTGGGTGCCATAGCCGAGCGCTTTATTCCCGCTGACGACCTGAGCATCAGTGGCAAAGAAGCAGGCTGCGCCATTTTTATTGATCGCCAGCTGGCCGGTGATTACGGTCACGCGGTCGCGGTCTATCGTCTTGGTCGCTTTGTGAAAGGCACCCCGGAGCAGGGCCCTCAGTCACCCCTGACCCCCGCGCAGCGCTATCGTCTCGGCATCGCGGCACTCGATACCGCGACACAAAAACAGTTCGGCAAAACCTTTGTGGCGCTGAATGGCGAGCAACAGGACGCGATATTACAGGCGATGGAGAGCAACAAACTGGATCTCGGCGAACAGGTAGAAACCAGGGTGTTCTTCGAACTGCTACTGCAAAACGTCCGTGAAGGTTTCCTGTCTGATCCGATCTACGGCGGCAATAAAGATATGGCCAGCTGGAAGATGATTGGTTTCCCCGGCGCGCGCTATGACTTCCGTGACCTGCTGGCGAAGAAAGGGCAAAAGCTCAACATCATTCCTACCAGCCTGATTGATAACACCCTTTAA
- a CDS encoding GMC family oxidoreductase, whose translation MNNVRPKADVVIVGLGWCGSLIAEELTRAGLNVVAIERGPWFETATDFPPSIDTDELRWDTRRSMLLPPAVETTTFRNNRTQTALPSREWNLNELGYNVGGSGTHWAGMAWRFTPFDFEPYTQTVTRYGKKQIAEGLILQDWGVTYDELEPFYDRFEKIAGVSGKAGKLKGEIIPDGNPFEGNRSSEYPLPALESMRLTDLFRDGAKKLGLNPFMVPAGQASRAYVNPLGVRMGPCTYCGYCLYYGCGNFSKSSPNACVIPALMQRENFTVLTDSAVVRVNKAADGKTATGVTYIDKNKKEWEQPADIVILSAFQMQNVRLLLLSQIGKPYDPVSKTGVVGRAYSFQTVSGASLFFADENLNQYIGAGALSQQVDDYNGDNFDHTGLGFIGGAGILVVARGARPIGNADALPPGTPRWGKEWKQAYTHAFQNATFIFGQGTSYSHEDYYLDLDPEYKDDNGNPLLRVTYDYNDNDRRSAKFIEEKSVEIGKAMGAKQVIGTNSASGSYSPYNFASDHTIGGAVMGTDPKTSVLNRYQQSWDVHNLFVLGASSFPNNAGYNPTGTIGALSLWTAKAILEQYRKNPGPLVKV comes from the coding sequence ATGAATAATGTCCGTCCAAAAGCTGATGTCGTCATCGTCGGTCTGGGTTGGTGTGGCTCTTTGATCGCCGAAGAACTGACCCGTGCTGGTTTGAATGTCGTTGCCATTGAACGTGGCCCGTGGTTTGAAACCGCGACTGACTTTCCCCCCTCGATTGATACCGATGAACTGCGCTGGGATACCCGTCGCAGCATGCTACTGCCGCCTGCGGTGGAAACCACCACTTTCCGTAACAATCGCACCCAGACAGCGCTGCCGTCACGTGAGTGGAACCTCAACGAGCTGGGCTATAACGTTGGCGGGTCCGGAACCCACTGGGCCGGGATGGCCTGGCGCTTCACCCCGTTCGATTTTGAACCCTATACACAGACCGTTACTCGCTATGGCAAAAAACAGATCGCCGAAGGGCTGATTTTGCAGGACTGGGGCGTCACCTATGACGAGCTGGAACCTTTCTATGATCGTTTCGAGAAGATTGCCGGGGTGTCGGGCAAAGCGGGCAAGCTGAAGGGTGAAATCATTCCTGATGGCAACCCGTTCGAGGGCAATCGCAGCAGCGAATATCCGTTGCCTGCGCTGGAAAGCATGCGTCTGACCGATTTATTCCGTGATGGTGCGAAGAAGCTGGGCCTGAATCCGTTTATGGTGCCCGCCGGACAGGCTTCGCGTGCTTACGTCAATCCGCTGGGCGTGCGTATGGGACCCTGCACCTATTGTGGCTACTGCCTGTACTACGGCTGTGGCAACTTCTCCAAATCCAGCCCCAACGCCTGTGTGATCCCGGCATTGATGCAACGTGAAAACTTCACCGTGCTGACGGATTCTGCGGTGGTGCGCGTCAATAAAGCCGCTGATGGTAAAACGGCCACCGGCGTGACCTATATCGATAAAAATAAGAAAGAGTGGGAACAACCGGCGGATATCGTGATTTTGTCGGCATTCCAGATGCAAAACGTGCGGCTGTTGCTGCTGTCGCAAATTGGTAAACCTTACGATCCGGTGAGCAAAACCGGTGTGGTGGGACGCGCCTACAGTTTCCAGACCGTGTCCGGTGCCAGTCTGTTTTTTGCGGATGAGAACCTTAACCAGTACATCGGTGCCGGTGCGCTGTCGCAGCAGGTTGACGATTATAACGGCGACAACTTCGACCACACCGGCCTCGGCTTTATCGGCGGGGCTGGCATTCTGGTGGTTGCGCGTGGCGCGCGGCCGATTGGTAACGCCGATGCCTTGCCGCCAGGTACGCCGCGCTGGGGTAAAGAGTGGAAACAGGCCTATACCCATGCGTTCCAGAACGCCACCTTTATCTTCGGTCAGGGCACCAGCTACTCACACGAAGATTACTATCTCGATCTCGACCCGGAATACAAAGATGACAACGGCAATCCACTGCTGCGCGTCACCTATGACTACAACGACAACGATCGTCGTTCTGCGAAGTTCATCGAAGAGAAAAGCGTCGAAATTGGTAAAGCGATGGGTGCAAAACAGGTGATTGGCACCAACTCGGCGTCGGGTAGCTATTCCCCTTATAACTTCGCCAGCGATCACACCATTGGTGGTGCGGTGATGGGCACCGATCCCAAAACCAGCGTTTTGAACCGTTATCAGCAGAGCTGGGATGTACATAACCTGTTTGTGCTCGGGGCATCGTCCTTTCCCAACAACGCAGGTTACAACCCCACCGGCACCATTGGTGCCCTCAGTCTGTGGACGGCGAAAGCCATTCTTGAGCAGTACCGGAAAAACCCTGGCCCGCTGGTGAAGGTGTGA